The Desulfovibrio aminophilus genome contains the following window.
TGTTGTATGCTTCCGGCGAGAGCTGCTCCAGGGCGGAAGCCACGGTCGCGCCGCCCGGAGCGGAGAAGTCCAGGGCGGCCACGAGATTCCGCATGTCGCCCGTGGCCGAACCGGAGAGCGCGTCGACGGCCGCGCCCACCCGGCCTCCGGCGTCGCTGGCGGCATAGCGGCTGTAGGCTCCGGCGGCCCGCGCGACGGTCATGGTGTAGGGCGGCCCGGCGGACATTGTCATGGTCAGCGTGGGCGAGTTGAATGGCAGAAAGGTGTCGATGATGGAGGGCAGGGTGCTGCCCGCTCCGCCGGAGAACATGCCCGCGAAGGGGATGGCCGTTGAGCCCGAGTAGTAGTCCTGGTCGGGCGTGACCGTGAGCGTGGCGCCGCTGCCGGTGTTGTGGGCGAAGACGCCCGTGACGTTCAGGTGGTCGGACTCGCCCTGGGAGTTGAATTCCATGAGCAGGTCGCCGTTGTTGGTGAAGTCGCCCCCGATGGTGATCGTGCCGATGCTGTTGCCCGGGGCAACGACGCCGTTGTTGGTGAGGCGGCCCGCTCCGGCGGCGGCCTGGGAGGCGGGCGTGCCGTCGCCGTAGAGGAAATAGGTCGCGGAGCCGCGCAGCGTCGCGCCGGGATGCACGGTGGCCTCCAGGCCGCTGAAGGAGCCGTTGAGCGACAGGCTGCCGCCCGCCACGTGCAGGTTGAAGCTGGCGGGCCCGGAGATCGCGCCGTCGTAGCGCATGTTGAATTCCGGGTCGCCCGCGCCGAGCATGGTCACGCCGAAGGTCAGGTCCGTGGCGTAGTCCTCCGGCGGGTTCGGCGCGATGGCGGCGATGCTCCAGGGATTCCATTCCGAACGGATGTCGCCGTCCACGTCCGCGCCGCGCAGGAAATTGATGTTCTCCACGTGCGCGTCGGCCTCGATCATGACGGCCGCGTATGTCCCGGACAGTCCGCCCGAGACGTTGAGGGCGTTCACGAGCGCGCCGTTCAGGTCGGAGTTCATCTTCGTGTAGAAGTAGCGGTCATCGGAATTGGTGAGCGCATCCGCGCCCGCTTGGTGGAAATAGGACGTGATCCCCGGCATGCCGATGCCGAAGTGCGCGCCGATGCCCATTTCCCCCTCGGCCCGCACGACGCCCTGGACGTTGACGACGTTTTCCTTGCCGTAGGAGACGAGCAGGCCGGTGCCGTAGCCGCCGTCGGCCGCCACGGTCACGCCTTCCGGCACGGTTACGGTGTTTCCCACGCCGTCGACGCGGATGCCGCCCGCGCCGTGTCCTCCGGCGGAGATGTCGGCGGCCTGGGTGACGTTCAGCTTGTCGCGGTAGACGTGCAGTCCCGTGGCGTAGGAAGCGTCGCCGCGGAAGCCGTCGGCGTTGGTCACGACGAGGGCCGTCTCATCGAGATAGGCGCCCACGCGTCCGGCGGGCATGGCCGCGTCCGTGGTCAGGAGCCCGCCGAGGCGGGAGGGATAATAGCTCTTGCCGAAGAACTTCTTCAGGTCGATCTGGTAGCCCATGTCCTTGAGCACGGCCAGTTCCACCTCGGTGAAGAGCATGTTCCGCAACGGGGAGTAGGACATGATCGAGCCGAGCAGGGCGGGGTGTCCCAGGACGTTGCCGCCGTCCAGTTCGTAGCCGTCGCCCAGGCCCGCCATGACGGGCATGCCCTGGCCGTTGGTCAGGGCGTCCACGGCGTCCCCGTGGAAGGTCGGGAAGAAGGTCGCTTGGCCGGGATGCCCCGCCATTGGAGCGGTGGGGTCGGCGTTGAAGTCCGGCATGACGAAGACGCCGTTGGATCGGACGGCTGAAATCGCGGGATCGAAGACGATGTCGCCGTCCACGGCCTGCCTGCCGTTGACGTCGTACAGGCGCGAACCCCAGGCGGATTTGGCGTTGATGGTCCAGGACGTCAGATCCCAGGAGGCGGCGCTCTCGTCGGTGCCGATCAGCACGCCGCCCATGTCCAGGGCGTGCATCAGCTCGTGGGTGATGGTGGAGGTGATGGAGGCGTCGTCCAGGAGCTGGCGGGTGACCACCGTGGTGTAGGGGACGTTGAAGATGATTTCGGTGTGGTAGCCGTAGAACGGATTCGGGGCGTGGTATGCGCCGCCGACGATGTAGTCGTAGACGTCGGAGAAGGGCCTGCCGGTTTCCGGCGTCCAGCTGTAGGCCGTGCCGCTCGGGTCGTCGATCTTGGCCAGGTTGATGATGATCCTCGCCCCCTGGGCCTCGCCGATCCGCTCCACCCAGTAGCGCATGCCGCCCATGATCGAGTCCAGCTCGGCCTGGGAGAAATCGCCGGTGGCCGTGGATTGGGGGTGGGGCTGGGGATAGGGCTCGTAAAATGACTCACCGGTGGAACGCACATCGAAAATGAATGGCCCGATCGGGTATTCCGTGGAGGCGGCGACGGGCGACGCCAGAGCGACGCAGGCCAGCAGGAAGAGGGCGATGGTCCGTATCTTCATGCGGCGGACCGGTTCCCGCGCCGTTTTCCGTCGGAACCGCCCACCGCATCCATCCCAGGGTGCGGAATCGCTGCAGTCATGCTTATGACCATTGCCCGCGTGGGCCCATTGGTTCCACGCAGCGGGCGGGATGTTATTTGTTCCGTCAAAAGACCATGCCCAACAATAAGATGACAGAATTGCAAGTATCGGCATCCTGCCGCAATGGCAAGCGTGGAATGCCCTGCCCGCTTGAGAATGTGCCGGTCGTTAGGGAAAAGGCGGGCGGTCGGGCCGTGTGCCGGATGGAATTTCAACCGTCCGCGGGCCTCATGGTCGGCCGGTGTTTTTCCGGTGTGCCCGGCCACGCGCCTCCTCGGCGTGGAAGGCCGTCACTCCTGCTCCAGCACGATCATTTCCTCGCAGTGCGGCGCCCGCGGGCGCAGTTGGTCGTAGTTTCTTCGAAAAACGAGGCGCGGGTGGATCTGGCGCAGAAGATCCGTGGTGGGGCCTTCCGTCAGATGTCGGCAGACCTCCCGCGTGTCCAGGCCCAGGATGGAGCAGGCCTCCAGTGTGGGGCAGAAGTTCTTTGAGTGGATGACGATCCGCGAATTCGACCGCTTCACGACCGGAGCCTCCTCGGCGGTGATCCCCAGCTTGGCCAGAAACAGGGCGTAGGCGTCGTCCAGGGGCGAGCCCGAGGGAGCGTGGGACGGGGCATGGCGTTCTCCGTACCAGCGGATTCTCCGCGCGCTCATCTGTTCCGCCAGCCGATCGAGCGAGGGCGTGTCCGCCCCGCGCAGGAGGGCGATCTCGTCCCGCACGGCCTTGTTGTAGAGGATGGAGCAGGCGTCGTGGAGCACTCCTTCGTGGATCGTGACGTCCTTCCCTCCAAGGTCGAACATGCGCCGCGCCGGGAGGTCGATGCGCCTCCGTCCCTGGGCGAGGGCCTCCCGGATGCTGAAGCCGTAAGCGATTTCCCCGATCCCGGCCCAGAGCGCCGCCGCCGCGCACATGGGGCAGGGTTCGTGGGTCGCGACGAGCAGACAGCCGGAGAGAGTCCCCCCCAGGCGCTTCGCCGCCGCGCGGATGGCCTTCAGCTCCGCGTGCGCCGTGGGATCATGGTCCGTTGCGTCCGTGTCGTGGGCCAGGGCCAGGATTTCGCCTTCCCTGACGACCAGCGCGCCGAATCCGCTATTGCCCTCGCGCAGCGAGGCCCTGGCCTCCTCGACCGCGAGGCGCATCCATTCCTCCAGGCGGGCTTGGTCGGCGGCGTCTTCCGTCTTCATCTCGGCCTCCATTCGGTCGCTGTTCCGCTTCGATGCTCGGGGCGGCATGCCTCATGGCCGGAGCATGTACCGAAGAGCAGGGCTGAGGCAAGCCCATTCGAATGGAGGGTGGTCGCGAGTGAGCATGCACACCTGAAATGCCCGCGCCTCTTCAAGCAGGAGTCGGAGGTGGACATGCACGAGCATGTTGACTGCCGTATTGCATCCTTGTAGCGTTGCATCATGTCATTCAACATGAATGGAGGTGCGAGACATGCAAAAGATCATCAAGTCCGTGGCGTTGGCGTGTTGCATGCTGTTCATGGCCGGATCGCTCGCCCTGGCTGACGGGCCGAAGAAGACCCTGCCCGGCGAACTGACCCTGGAGCAGGCCCAGAAGGTTCTCAAGGCCGCCGTGGCCAAGGCCGAGGAGATCAAGGTGCCCATGAACATCTCGGTGGTGGATTCCGGCGGCAACCTGAAGGCGTTCTATCGCATGGACGACGCCTTCATCGGCAGCGTCGACATTTCCATGAAGAAGGCCGTCACGGCCCGCTATTTCAACATGCCCACCCGGGCCCTGGGCGCGGCCTCCCAGGTGGGGGCTCCGCTCTACGGCATCGAGGTCAGCAACAACGGACTGATCATCTTCGCCGGCGGCGTGCTCCTGGTGGACAAGAACAACGTGATCATCGGCGCGGTCGGCGTCAGCGGCGGCAGCGTGGACGAGGACGAGAGCGTGGCCATGGCCGGGGCCAAGGTGCTGGCCAAGTAGCGCCGCGGGATGTTCGGCAGCCGGACCCCGAGCGGAGCGGTGTTCGCGGGTCCGGCTTGCCGCGGGATCTTCCCTTGGTTTGATAATAACACCGCCCGCGTTGTCCCCGCCGGAACAGCCGTGCTATCCTGGCCCCAAAATTCCGGGAGGACAGCATGGCTGACTGCGAAATGCTCGAACGCTGCATCTTCTTCAACGACAAGATGGCCAGCATGCCGACCATGGCCGACATGATGAAGAAGAAGTATTGCCGGGGCGACAACTCCAAGTGCGCGCGCTACATGGTCTGCAAGAAGCTCGGCCGCGAGGCGGTTCCGCCGGACCTGACCCCGAGCCAGACCGACCGGGCCGAGGGCCTGCTCAGCGCCTAGGCCGGACCCGCTTGCGCCGGGGCCGCATTGTTGGCATGGTGCGCCTGATCCGCCAAAGGCGCGGACGAAAGGACGGCGCATGGACATCTTCGGCTTCGACACCGGCAAGGTCTGGGACTACGAGAACGGCTTCAACCTGACCTCGGACATCAGCCGCATGGGCAAGATCGTGGCCCATTACGAGCTGTACAAGCGGATCGTCCATCTGCCGGGGCACGTGCTGGAGTTGGGGGTCTTCAAGGGCGCGTCGCTGCTGCGTTTCCTGACGTTTCGCGAGCTGCTGGAGTCGCCCCAGTCCCGCAAGGTCGTCGGCTTCGACGCCTTCGGCTCCTTTCCCCAGGCCGCCAACGAGGCGGACAAGCGCTTCGTGGAGCGCTGGGAACTGGGGGCCGGGGCGGGCATCCCGCTGGAAGAGCTGGAGAAGTCCCTGGCCCTGAAGAAACTGGGCAACTATGAGCTGGTGCGCGGGGACATCCTGCGCAGCCTGCCGGAGTACCTCGAGCGCAATCCCCAGCTCAAGGTCGCCCTGCTGCACATCGATACGGACATCTACGAGCCCGCCAAGGCCGGGCTGGAGCTGCTCTGGGACCGCGTGGTGCGCGGCGGCCTGGTCGTGCTGGACGACTACGGCACGGAATTCGGCGGCACCAAGGCCGTGGACGAGTTTCTCCGCGACCGGAACGTGCTCGTGCAGAAGCTGCCGCAGTCGCACGCCAGCCCGGCGTTCATCGTCAAGCCGTGACCTGGAATGCCCGCCGGGCAGGGATTCCCATTCTGGCGTCCCGCGCTTTTCAGGCGTAGAAGGCCTTCGGGAGGTGCGCCATGCGCGACGTGCAGTATCTGCCGACCGCCGAGGGCTATGATCGCTGGTCCGACTTCTACGACACCGAGGGCAATCCGCTGCTCGACCTGGACGAGTCCGTGGTCCGCGAACTCCTGCCCGACCCGCGCGGCCTGCGGGTCCTGGACCTGGGCTGCGGCACGGGCCGTCACCTGGGCCGCTTCCTGGACGCCGGGGCGCGGGTGGTGGGGCTGGATTTCTCTGCGGGCATGCTGGCCCAGGCCCGCCGCAAGCACGGCCACAGGCCGGACCTGACCCTGCTGGAGGCCGACGCCTCCGGGGACCTGCCCCTGGAACAGGGCTCCTTCGACCTCGTCTTCTCCAGTCTGGTCCTGGAGCACGTGGCCGACGTGGCCGGCTTCTTCCGCCAGGCGGCCGGCCTCTGCCGCCCCGGCGGGACCCTGCTGCTGACCACCATGCACCCCGCGCTCTTCCTGCGCGACGTGCAGGCCCACTACGTGGACCGTGAGTCCGGCCGCGAGTTCCGTTTCGAGAGCCATCCGCATCAGGTTGGGGCGTTCATCCTGGCGGCCCTGGGCGCGGGGCTCGCGCTGCGGGACATCCGCGAGGCGGCTCCCGGCCGGGAGCTGGCGGCGGCCAACCCGCGCCTGGAAAAGTTCCTGGGCTGGCCCATGCTCCTGGCCCTGCTCCTGGAACGCCCCCGGATCGCCGCATGATCGGCTCCCTGTGCGCCGGGGCCCTGCTGGGCCTCTCCGCCGGACTCTCGCCCGGCCCGCTCCTGGCCCTGGTCATGGCCCAGACCCTGCGCCACGGCCCCCGGGAGGGGGCCAAGGCGGCCCTGTCCCCGCTCGTCACTGATCTGCCCATCATCCTCGTCTGCGCCCTGGTTTTGGCCGCGGCGCGCGGCCAGAGCACGGTCCTGGGCGCGATCTCCCTGGCCGGAAGCGCTGTGCTCCTGCGGCTGGGCCTGGACAGCCTGCGCGCCCGGGGGCTGCGCCCGGACCCCAGGGCCGCCGCGCCCAGGTCCCTGCTCCAGGGCGTGCTGGTCAACGCCCTGAGCCCGCATCCCTATCTCTTCTGGCTCGGCGTGGGCATGCCCCTGGTCTACCGGGAGTGGGCCCGCGATCCCGTTTCGGCGGCCGCCTTCCTGATCGCCTTCTATGCCTGCCTCGTGGGCTCCAAGCTGGGCGTGGCCCTGCTCTGCCACCGGGGACGCCGGCTGTTGGCCGGGGCGGCCTACGTCTGGACCATGCGCCTGCTGGGCGTTCTGCTCCTGGCCTTCGCCGGACTCCTGGTCCGCGACGGGCTGCGGCTGCTGGGCCTGCTTCCCGCCTGATTTTTCCTCCCGCCTTGCTTTGACGCTCTCCTTGCCTGTTTCCCGGGCGGGCTTTTCCCGTGCTCTTTTTGCGGATGGTCCTTGACAGGAGGAACCGGGAAAGACTACTTGTCAATTGTCGACAATATACAAGATAAGATCGACAATAAGGTGGACAGCCGGGCCGGACGGCCCGGAAAAGCAACAAG
Protein-coding sequences here:
- a CDS encoding heme-binding protein, which produces MQKIIKSVALACCMLFMAGSLALADGPKKTLPGELTLEQAQKVLKAAVAKAEEIKVPMNISVVDSGGNLKAFYRMDDAFIGSVDISMKKAVTARYFNMPTRALGAASQVGAPLYGIEVSNNGLIIFAGGVLLVDKNNVIIGAVGVSGGSVDEDESVAMAGAKVLAK
- a CDS encoding LysE family translocator codes for the protein MIGSLCAGALLGLSAGLSPGPLLALVMAQTLRHGPREGAKAALSPLVTDLPIILVCALVLAAARGQSTVLGAISLAGSAVLLRLGLDSLRARGLRPDPRAAAPRSLLQGVLVNALSPHPYLFWLGVGMPLVYREWARDPVSAAAFLIAFYACLVGSKLGVALLCHRGRRLLAGAAYVWTMRLLGVLLLAFAGLLVRDGLRLLGLLPA
- a CDS encoding TylF/MycF/NovP-related O-methyltransferase; the protein is MDIFGFDTGKVWDYENGFNLTSDISRMGKIVAHYELYKRIVHLPGHVLELGVFKGASLLRFLTFRELLESPQSRKVVGFDAFGSFPQAANEADKRFVERWELGAGAGIPLEELEKSLALKKLGNYELVRGDILRSLPEYLERNPQLKVALLHIDTDIYEPAKAGLELLWDRVVRGGLVVLDDYGTEFGGTKAVDEFLRDRNVLVQKLPQSHASPAFIVKP
- a CDS encoding autotransporter domain-containing protein: MKIRTIALFLLACVALASPVAASTEYPIGPFIFDVRSTGESFYEPYPQPHPQSTATGDFSQAELDSIMGGMRYWVERIGEAQGARIIINLAKIDDPSGTAYSWTPETGRPFSDVYDYIVGGAYHAPNPFYGYHTEIIFNVPYTTVVTRQLLDDASITSTITHELMHALDMGGVLIGTDESAASWDLTSWTINAKSAWGSRLYDVNGRQAVDGDIVFDPAISAVRSNGVFVMPDFNADPTAPMAGHPGQATFFPTFHGDAVDALTNGQGMPVMAGLGDGYELDGGNVLGHPALLGSIMSYSPLRNMLFTEVELAVLKDMGYQIDLKKFFGKSYYPSRLGGLLTTDAAMPAGRVGAYLDETALVVTNADGFRGDASYATGLHVYRDKLNVTQAADISAGGHGAGGIRVDGVGNTVTVPEGVTVAADGGYGTGLLVSYGKENVVNVQGVVRAEGEMGIGAHFGIGMPGITSYFHQAGADALTNSDDRYFYTKMNSDLNGALVNALNVSGGLSGTYAAVMIEADAHVENINFLRGADVDGDIRSEWNPWSIAAIAPNPPEDYATDLTFGVTMLGAGDPEFNMRYDGAISGPASFNLHVAGGSLSLNGSFSGLEATVHPGATLRGSATYFLYGDGTPASQAAAGAGRLTNNGVVAPGNSIGTITIGGDFTNNGDLLMEFNSQGESDHLNVTGVFAHNTGSGATLTVTPDQDYYSGSTAIPFAGMFSGGAGSTLPSIIDTFLPFNSPTLTMTMSAGPPYTMTVARAAGAYSRYAASDAGGRVGAAVDALSGSATGDMRNLVAALDFSAPGGATVASALEQLSPEAYNNAAQASLESNRALSGSLFRVMLQAPQSQETGLNGGDETSEWSAFLMPVGGARFQRARGETLGYSATDAGLFGGMERHFDSGLTAGVHAAVIHSRTDVHTEAGSNTETDSLHFGAQALMRPPQWDGGYFFGMARMGVENNEARRSVSFGGFQRTAESEWTGLSSAANLGAGYDWQAGALIFGPLAGLDYAFAWRPGLTERSGGAAALKTDAASTHSLRSALGAHLDAETRFNERAVLRAGISAQWMHALVNEAATTRASFVDGSQSFEASTPGPGRDSLALLGDVGVLQDDDLSLSLFAGTELFRGGYSSLQGGCSVNWNF
- a CDS encoding nucleoside deaminase, with the translated sequence MKTEDAADQARLEEWMRLAVEEARASLREGNSGFGALVVREGEILALAHDTDATDHDPTAHAELKAIRAAAKRLGGTLSGCLLVATHEPCPMCAAAALWAGIGEIAYGFSIREALAQGRRRIDLPARRMFDLGGKDVTIHEGVLHDACSILYNKAVRDEIALLRGADTPSLDRLAEQMSARRIRWYGERHAPSHAPSGSPLDDAYALFLAKLGITAEEAPVVKRSNSRIVIHSKNFCPTLEACSILGLDTREVCRHLTEGPTTDLLRQIHPRLVFRRNYDQLRPRAPHCEEMIVLEQE
- a CDS encoding class I SAM-dependent methyltransferase, which produces MRDVQYLPTAEGYDRWSDFYDTEGNPLLDLDESVVRELLPDPRGLRVLDLGCGTGRHLGRFLDAGARVVGLDFSAGMLAQARRKHGHRPDLTLLEADASGDLPLEQGSFDLVFSSLVLEHVADVAGFFRQAAGLCRPGGTLLLTTMHPALFLRDVQAHYVDRESGREFRFESHPHQVGAFILAALGAGLALRDIREAAPGRELAAANPRLEKFLGWPMLLALLLERPRIAA